Proteins from a genomic interval of Enterococcus faecium:
- the rpmB gene encoding 50S ribosomal protein L28, translated as MAKVCYFTGRKTKSGNNRSHAMNSTKRTVKPNLQKVRVMVDGKPKKVWVSTRALKSGKVERV; from the coding sequence ATGGCAAAAGTTTGTTACTTTACAGGTCGCAAGACAAAAAGTGGAAACAACCGTTCACACGCTATGAACTCAACAAAACGTACTGTTAAACCTAACTTACAAAAAGTTCGCGTTATGGTCGACGGAAAACCTAAAAAAGTTTGGGTGTCAACTCGTGCTTTGAAATCAGGAAAAGTTGAACGCGTTTAA
- a CDS encoding Asp23/Gls24 family envelope stress response protein — protein MAVKIQTSAGTIEITNDVIATVVGGAATDVFGVVGMASKNQIKDNITEILRKENYSRGVVVRQEDNGIAVDVYTIISYGTKISEVSRNVQEKVKYNLEALLGVTANSVNVFVQGVRVLPD, from the coding sequence ATGGCTGTAAAAATTCAAACGTCAGCTGGAACCATTGAAATTACCAATGATGTAATTGCAACAGTTGTTGGTGGCGCCGCGACAGATGTGTTCGGTGTTGTAGGAATGGCCAGCAAAAATCAAATTAAAGATAATATTACTGAGATTTTGCGTAAAGAAAATTACTCAAGAGGAGTAGTTGTCCGCCAAGAAGATAATGGTATTGCTGTAGATGTTTATACGATTATCAGCTATGGTACGAAAATCTCTGAAGTTTCCCGCAACGTCCAAGAAAAAGTGAAATACAATCTAGAGGCATTATTAGGCGTAACTGCCAATTCAGTTAATGTCTTTGTACAAGGTGTTCGTGTACTGCCAGACTAG
- a CDS encoding DAK2 domain-containing protein has protein sequence MSVTEISASQFQEMVQAGANRLQVNAEYVNSLNVFPVPDGDTGTNMNLSMTSGAKAVVDSTSEKVGELSAMLSKGLLMGARGNSGVILSQLFRGFSKQIPDVVSLDASDLAAAFTHGVETAYKAVMKPVEGTILTVAREAAKAGEKKAKSTDDVVEVMTAVVKGAKRALAKTPDLLPVLKEVGVVDSGGQGLLFVYEGFLSALNGEFQADETYEPSPAEMDDMVNAEHHRSVQGQMATEDIHFGYCTEIMVKIGEGPTVDSTFDYEEFRNYLDGIGDSLLVVNDDEIIKVHVHTENPGEVLNYGQKFGSLVKIKVDNMRLQHETILEHDEEVNEFAKKEIPRIPYGIVAIAAGKGVQELFESLGANYVISGGQTMNPSTEDIVKAIQEVNADKVIVLPNNKNIFMAADQAAEVADIPVAVVPSRTISQGLTAMLSFNDQASLEENKETMTEMLSSVVSGQVTHAIRDTSIDGVEIKEGDFLGMIDGKILISNPDITATALSTLEQMINEDTEIVTILAGDEGTVEQANEFAEKLTEKHPDLEIEIHQGDQPVYPYLFSAE, from the coding sequence GTGAGTGTAACAGAAATAAGTGCAAGCCAGTTCCAGGAAATGGTCCAGGCAGGTGCGAATCGTCTGCAAGTAAATGCAGAATACGTCAATTCATTAAATGTATTCCCTGTGCCAGATGGCGATACGGGAACAAATATGAATCTATCTATGACTAGTGGAGCTAAGGCAGTAGTAGATTCAACCTCAGAAAAAGTAGGAGAATTATCAGCAATGCTTTCAAAAGGATTGCTGATGGGTGCGCGCGGAAATTCCGGCGTTATTTTGTCTCAATTGTTTCGTGGATTTTCTAAGCAAATTCCAGATGTTGTCTCATTAGATGCTTCTGATCTTGCTGCAGCCTTCACTCATGGAGTTGAAACTGCGTATAAAGCAGTAATGAAACCAGTAGAAGGAACGATTTTGACAGTAGCTAGAGAAGCAGCGAAAGCTGGAGAAAAGAAAGCAAAAAGTACTGATGATGTCGTTGAAGTAATGACAGCTGTTGTAAAAGGGGCAAAGCGTGCTTTAGCTAAAACTCCAGACTTGCTTCCAGTCCTAAAAGAAGTCGGTGTCGTAGACAGTGGAGGGCAAGGACTGCTGTTTGTTTATGAGGGCTTTTTAAGTGCATTGAATGGAGAATTCCAAGCGGATGAAACATATGAACCTTCTCCAGCAGAAATGGATGATATGGTCAATGCAGAACATCATCGCAGTGTCCAAGGTCAAATGGCGACAGAAGATATCCATTTTGGTTACTGTACAGAAATCATGGTAAAAATCGGAGAAGGACCTACAGTCGATAGTACATTCGATTACGAAGAATTCCGTAACTATTTAGATGGTATAGGAGATTCTTTACTTGTGGTCAATGATGACGAGATCATCAAAGTCCACGTGCATACAGAAAACCCAGGAGAAGTCTTGAATTATGGACAAAAATTCGGTTCATTAGTCAAAATCAAAGTCGACAACATGCGCTTGCAGCATGAGACGATTTTGGAACACGATGAAGAAGTGAACGAGTTTGCGAAAAAAGAAATACCACGTATCCCGTATGGTATCGTAGCGATCGCTGCTGGTAAAGGCGTCCAAGAGCTGTTTGAAAGTTTAGGCGCTAATTATGTTATCAGTGGTGGGCAAACAATGAATCCAAGTACGGAAGACATTGTTAAAGCGATTCAAGAAGTAAACGCAGATAAAGTGATTGTCTTGCCAAACAATAAGAACATCTTCATGGCAGCTGATCAAGCAGCAGAAGTAGCAGATATCCCAGTAGCAGTTGTTCCTTCAAGAACGATTTCCCAAGGATTGACAGCTATGCTTTCATTCAATGATCAAGCTTCTTTAGAAGAAAACAAAGAAACGATGACAGAAATGTTGTCTAGCGTTGTGAGCGGTCAAGTCACTCACGCGATCAGAGATACCTCAATTGACGGTGTAGAGATCAAAGAAGGAGACTTTTTGGGCATGATCGATGGAAAAATCCTGATCTCTAACCCAGATATCACAGCAACAGCGTTAAGTACACTAGAACAAATGATCAATGAGGACACAGAGATCGTAACGATCTTGGCAGGTGATGAAGGAACAGTTGAACAAGCAAATGAATTTGCTGAGAAACTAACAGAAAAACATCCTGATTTGGAAATCGAGATCCACCAAGGAGATCAGCCTGTCTATCCTTATCTATTTTCTGCTGAATAA
- the recG gene encoding ATP-dependent DNA helicase RecG translates to MRSLDDPITMLAGVGEKRAASLASLGIQTIEDLLTYYPFRYEDIQERNLNEIQDQEKVTLKGIVVSPPVMNRFGYKKSRLQFRMMQEHDVFNVSFFNQPYLKEKVILSEEIAVYGKWDAKRKALNGMKILGSQTMDDFSPIYHVNKSIRQTTLVDLIKKGFQEYGTLIEENLPNNLVEKYRLLDRASAVRSMHFPKDHEENHQAKRRVVFEEFFLFQMRLQGLKKAEKAETNGLEILYDVQKLKEFTQKLPFELTNAQKRVTNEICRDLRSPQHMQRLLQGDVGSGKTVVAAIALYATVTAGFQGALMVPTEILAQQHMESLQQLFDPNEVTIALLTGSTKAKERRELLEKLGQGEINVVIGTHALIQDGVEFQNLGLVITDEQHRFGVNQRKVLREKGWRPDVLFMTATPIPRTLAITAYGEMDVSIIDELPAGRIPIETRWVRTPQLDSVLDWTKKELARGHQMYVICPLIEESEALDVKNAVEIYEKLRELFAPKYEVGLLHGKMKNQEKEVIMEAFKDNQMQILVSTTVIEVGVNVPNATVMLIMDADRFGLAQLHQLRGRVGRGSDASYCILVANPKNELGVERMKIMTETTNGFVLSEKDLELRGPGEVFGFRQSGLPQFAIADLVTDGNVLEVAREEAAALWQIKDWQMLPEYQPLAQSLQIENQDNRYFD, encoded by the coding sequence ATGCGTTCTTTAGATGATCCAATCACTATGCTGGCAGGAGTCGGAGAAAAAAGAGCAGCTAGTCTTGCCAGCTTGGGCATCCAAACGATTGAAGACTTACTGACTTATTATCCTTTCCGCTACGAAGATATTCAGGAAAGAAATCTAAACGAGATCCAAGATCAAGAAAAGGTTACTTTGAAAGGAATCGTAGTCTCGCCTCCTGTGATGAATCGATTTGGTTATAAAAAAAGCCGATTGCAATTTCGTATGATGCAAGAACATGATGTGTTCAACGTTTCTTTTTTTAATCAACCTTATCTAAAAGAAAAAGTCATTTTATCGGAGGAAATCGCCGTATACGGTAAATGGGATGCAAAGCGTAAAGCCTTGAACGGGATGAAGATTTTAGGTTCTCAAACAATGGATGACTTTTCCCCGATATATCACGTCAACAAATCAATTCGTCAAACGACATTAGTTGATCTAATCAAAAAAGGGTTTCAAGAATACGGCACATTGATTGAAGAAAATCTGCCAAACAACCTTGTGGAGAAATATCGACTGCTTGACCGAGCTTCTGCTGTAAGAAGTATGCATTTTCCAAAAGACCACGAAGAAAACCATCAAGCCAAACGACGTGTCGTTTTTGAAGAGTTCTTTTTATTTCAAATGCGTCTTCAAGGATTGAAAAAAGCAGAAAAAGCAGAAACGAATGGTTTGGAGATCCTTTATGATGTCCAAAAATTGAAAGAATTTACTCAAAAGCTACCTTTTGAACTGACAAATGCACAAAAACGTGTAACGAATGAAATCTGTCGGGATCTTCGCAGTCCGCAGCATATGCAGCGACTTTTGCAGGGAGATGTAGGTAGCGGAAAAACAGTGGTTGCCGCGATTGCGTTATACGCTACCGTTACAGCAGGTTTCCAAGGTGCGTTGATGGTGCCTACAGAAATCTTGGCACAACAACATATGGAAAGCTTGCAACAGCTGTTTGATCCCAATGAAGTAACCATCGCATTGCTTACGGGGTCAACGAAAGCAAAAGAACGACGTGAGCTCCTTGAAAAACTAGGGCAAGGGGAAATTAACGTCGTGATCGGCACACATGCATTGATCCAAGATGGAGTCGAATTTCAGAATTTAGGTCTAGTTATTACGGATGAGCAGCACCGTTTTGGCGTGAACCAGCGGAAAGTACTTCGTGAAAAAGGCTGGCGACCAGATGTCTTATTTATGACAGCGACTCCGATTCCTAGAACATTAGCTATTACAGCATATGGTGAGATGGACGTATCTATCATTGATGAACTTCCAGCTGGACGTATCCCGATCGAAACACGCTGGGTAAGAACACCTCAATTGGACAGTGTACTGGATTGGACGAAAAAAGAACTGGCAAGAGGACATCAAATGTATGTCATCTGTCCGCTGATTGAAGAATCAGAAGCATTAGATGTAAAAAATGCAGTGGAAATCTATGAAAAACTTCGTGAACTATTTGCACCAAAATATGAAGTTGGCTTGTTACATGGTAAAATGAAGAATCAGGAAAAAGAAGTAATCATGGAAGCCTTCAAAGACAACCAGATGCAGATATTAGTTTCGACTACTGTAATTGAAGTAGGGGTAAACGTGCCGAACGCGACCGTCATGCTGATCATGGATGCGGATCGATTTGGATTGGCACAGCTGCATCAACTTCGTGGACGTGTTGGACGCGGAAGTGATGCTTCCTACTGTATCTTAGTTGCTAATCCTAAAAATGAACTAGGTGTGGAACGGATGAAAATCATGACAGAGACCACCAATGGTTTTGTACTAAGCGAAAAAGATCTGGAATTACGTGGTCCTGGTGAAGTATTTGGCTTCCGTCAATCTGGTCTGCCTCAATTTGCGATTGCTGACTTGGTGACGGATGGAAATGTTTTGGAGGTAGCCAGAGAAGAGGCTGCAGCCCTTTGGCAGATAAAGGATTGGCAGATGCTTCCTGAGTATCAGCCTTTAGCGCAAAGCCTCCAAATAGAAAATCAGGATAATCGTTATTTCGATTAG
- the plsX gene encoding phosphate acyltransferase PlsX — translation MKIAVDAMGGDHAPQAIVEGVALAQQDFPEVEFLLYGKEAEIKKYLTNEKNITIIHTDEKINSDDEPVKAIRRKKTASMVLAAQAVKNGEADAVFSAGNTGALLAAGLFIVGRIKNIERPGLMSTLPVVGKEGAGFDMLDLGANAENKPEHLLQYGILGSFYARKVRGIGRPRVALLNNGTEATKGSEVTKKAYELLQNETSLNFIGNVEARELLNGVADVVVTDGFTGNAVLKSIEGTAMNMMNLLKSAILNEGIKGKMGAMLLKDGLRSLKAEMDYSKHGGAVLFGLKAPVIKTHGATGPDAVRYTIRQIHTMLETDVVGQLVEQFEKSEE, via the coding sequence ATGAAAATTGCCGTAGATGCAATGGGCGGAGATCACGCACCTCAAGCAATTGTAGAAGGCGTGGCTTTAGCGCAGCAAGATTTTCCAGAAGTAGAATTCTTACTTTACGGAAAAGAAGCAGAAATCAAGAAATACTTAACAAATGAAAAAAACATCACGATTATTCATACAGACGAAAAAATCAATAGTGATGATGAGCCAGTAAAAGCAATTCGACGAAAAAAGACTGCATCAATGGTCCTTGCTGCACAAGCAGTGAAAAACGGTGAAGCAGATGCTGTATTTTCAGCAGGGAATACAGGCGCGCTACTAGCAGCAGGGTTGTTCATCGTAGGACGTATCAAAAATATCGAACGCCCTGGCTTGATGTCTACCTTGCCAGTAGTAGGGAAAGAAGGTGCCGGTTTCGATATGCTGGATCTTGGCGCTAACGCAGAAAACAAACCAGAACATTTGTTGCAATACGGTATTTTAGGTTCTTTTTATGCACGTAAAGTCCGAGGTATCGGACGTCCTCGTGTCGCACTCTTAAACAATGGAACAGAAGCAACAAAAGGTAGTGAAGTGACGAAAAAAGCCTATGAACTCCTTCAGAATGAAACAAGCTTGAATTTTATTGGAAACGTAGAAGCTCGTGAGCTACTCAATGGTGTGGCTGATGTAGTGGTCACAGATGGATTTACAGGCAACGCTGTTTTGAAATCTATTGAAGGAACAGCAATGAATATGATGAATCTATTAAAATCTGCTATTCTAAATGAAGGGATCAAAGGAAAAATGGGCGCTATGCTTTTAAAAGACGGCTTACGTTCTTTGAAAGCAGAAATGGATTATTCCAAACATGGCGGTGCCGTTTTGTTTGGCTTGAAAGCACCAGTCATTAAAACTCATGGAGCAACAGGCCCCGATGCTGTTCGCTATACGATCCGCCAAATCCACACAATGCTTGAGACAGATGTAGTTGGACAATTAGTCGAACAATTTGAAAAAAGCGAAGAATAG
- the acpP gene encoding acyl carrier protein — MTREEVFNKVAKIISNHFEIDTDKVTDELNIKDDLKADSISIMEFVLELEDEFGTEISDEDAEQIETVGGAVDYISSHLK; from the coding sequence TTGACTCGCGAAGAAGTATTTAACAAAGTAGCGAAAATTATTTCAAATCATTTTGAGATAGATACCGATAAAGTGACGGATGAATTGAACATCAAAGATGATTTAAAAGCTGATTCAATTAGTATTATGGAATTCGTTTTAGAGCTTGAAGATGAATTCGGTACGGAAATTTCAGATGAAGACGCTGAACAAATTGAAACAGTCGGTGGCGCAGTAGATTATATCAGCAGCCATCTTAAATAA
- a CDS encoding ABC transporter ATP-binding protein, translating to MSDNQLLEVQNLHTGFRLKDDYYDAVDDVSFTLDKNEILAIVGESGCGKSTLATTIMGLLDPNNTKITGEILYNDLNLIDLNETLYNKIRGNDIGMIFQDPLSALNPLMRIEDQIKEGLSYHTKMNAEQRQARALELLEQVGIPNPARVGRQYPHELSGGMRQRVIIAIAIACKPPIVIADEPTTALDVTIQAQILDLLKDLQEETKTGIILITHDLGVVAEMADRVAVMYGGQFVEVAGVKELFDHPKHPYTRSLLNSIPQEGNHDAELHVIEGVVPSLKNMPRKGCRFAPRIPWIPASDHEEEPILHEVAPNHLVRCSCYKHFHFRDEKGEV from the coding sequence TTGTCCGATAACCAATTATTAGAAGTTCAGAACCTACATACAGGATTCCGACTCAAAGATGACTATTACGATGCAGTAGATGACGTTTCATTTACTTTAGACAAAAACGAGATTTTAGCAATCGTTGGGGAATCTGGGTGCGGGAAAAGTACCTTGGCTACTACGATTATGGGATTACTTGATCCTAATAACACAAAAATTACAGGTGAGATTTTATATAACGATCTGAATTTAATCGACCTGAACGAAACGCTCTATAATAAAATCCGCGGAAATGATATCGGAATGATTTTCCAAGATCCGTTGTCTGCATTAAATCCTCTCATGAGAATCGAAGACCAGATCAAAGAAGGACTTTCCTATCACACAAAGATGAATGCAGAACAGCGTCAAGCTCGTGCACTAGAATTGCTAGAACAAGTAGGGATTCCTAATCCTGCGAGAGTTGGACGCCAATATCCCCATGAACTATCAGGCGGTATGAGACAACGTGTCATCATCGCAATCGCAATCGCCTGCAAACCTCCAATCGTCATTGCAGATGAACCGACGACAGCCCTAGATGTAACCATCCAAGCACAGATTCTTGATTTACTGAAAGACCTTCAGGAAGAAACAAAAACAGGGATCATCTTGATCACTCATGACTTAGGAGTCGTAGCAGAAATGGCTGATCGAGTGGCAGTGATGTATGGCGGACAGTTCGTTGAAGTAGCAGGTGTAAAAGAACTGTTTGATCATCCTAAGCATCCTTATACACGCTCTTTACTGAACTCTATACCACAAGAAGGAAATCATGATGCAGAACTCCATGTGATCGAAGGTGTCGTTCCTTCTCTGAAAAACATGCCTCGTAAAGGTTGTCGGTTTGCACCACGTATTCCATGGATACCAGCAAGCGATCATGAAGAAGAGCCTATCCTTCATGAAGTCGCACCGAACCACTTGGTACGTTGCTCCTGCTATAAGCATTTCCACTTTAGAGACGAAAAAGGAGAGGTGTAG
- a CDS encoding ABC transporter ATP-binding protein, with protein MTELITIKDLKVHYPIRSGFFNRVTDHVYAVDGVDFIIEKGKTYGLVGESGSGKSTTGKAVVGLEKVTAGQIMYEGKDVTKRSNRKKMGYNKDVQMIFQDSMSSLNPKKRVLDIIAEPIRNFERLSDQEEKKKVKGLLDIVGMPEDALYKYPHEFSGGQRQRLGVARAVATNPKLIVADEPVSALDLSVQAQVLNFMKRIQQEYGLSYLFISHDLGVVKHMCDNIAIMYKGRFVEIGTREDIYNDPRHIYTKRLLSAIPQIDVENRESHKENRRRVEQEYIQNQKEYYDATGRVYDLRTITTTHKVALKDGGAS; from the coding sequence ATGACAGAATTAATCACAATCAAAGACCTGAAAGTTCATTACCCTATTCGCAGTGGATTCTTCAATCGAGTAACGGATCATGTATATGCTGTAGATGGTGTGGATTTTATTATCGAAAAAGGAAAGACATATGGTTTAGTGGGAGAGTCTGGCTCTGGAAAATCTACTACGGGAAAAGCCGTTGTGGGATTAGAAAAGGTGACAGCCGGACAAATCATGTATGAAGGAAAAGATGTAACGAAGCGAAGCAACCGCAAAAAAATGGGTTATAACAAGGATGTGCAGATGATCTTCCAAGATTCAATGTCCAGTTTGAATCCTAAAAAGCGAGTGTTGGATATCATTGCTGAACCCATCCGAAATTTTGAACGGTTAAGCGATCAAGAAGAAAAGAAAAAGGTAAAAGGACTGCTAGATATCGTTGGGATGCCGGAAGATGCGCTATATAAATATCCTCATGAATTTTCAGGCGGACAACGTCAACGTCTAGGAGTAGCCCGTGCTGTTGCTACCAATCCAAAACTGATCGTAGCCGATGAACCTGTATCTGCTCTGGATCTATCTGTTCAAGCGCAAGTATTGAATTTCATGAAACGAATCCAGCAAGAATACGGCCTCAGCTATTTATTCATTTCACATGATTTAGGTGTAGTAAAACACATGTGCGACAATATCGCAATTATGTACAAAGGTCGATTTGTAGAAATCGGTACAAGAGAAGACATTTATAATGACCCGCGACATATCTATACGAAACGTCTGCTTTCAGCTATTCCGCAAATCGATGTAGAAAATAGGGAAAGCCACAAAGAAAATCGACGAAGAGTAGAACAAGAGTATATCCAAAACCAAAAAGAATACTATGATGCGACTGGTCGAGTCTACGATTTGCGTACGATCACAACTACACACAAAGTGGCGTTGAAAGATGGAGGTGCAAGCTAA
- the opp4B gene encoding oligopeptide ABC transporter permease: MWKTILRRVLLMIPQVIILSVLIFLLAQAMPGDPFTGLINPNQDPAVIEQMRQAAGLNDPWYVQYFRWIGNALQGDFGQSFLYKRSVADLIGERIINTLYLSILTVVLTYLIAVPLGMLAGRYQNSILDKIVVIYNFFSFAVPLFIFGLIMLFVFGYRLGWFPTSGSQTLGLQGGFITQWIDRLKYILLPSITQAFLATAVTIQYLRSEVIDSKSLDFVRTARSKGVPTNKVFSRHIFRNAALPMASQMGYEITSLIAGSVVIEKIFGYPGVGKLFIDSIGQRDYTVITSLVLILGIATLVGTLLSDIIMSIVDPRIRIQ, from the coding sequence ATGTGGAAAACGATTCTGCGACGTGTTTTATTGATGATCCCGCAAGTTATTATTTTAAGTGTTCTGATCTTCTTATTAGCCCAAGCGATGCCGGGGGATCCATTTACCGGTTTGATCAATCCAAATCAGGATCCGGCAGTGATCGAACAGATGCGACAAGCAGCTGGCTTGAATGACCCATGGTATGTCCAGTACTTCCGTTGGATCGGAAATGCTTTGCAAGGCGATTTTGGTCAAAGTTTCTTATACAAACGCTCTGTTGCTGACTTGATCGGCGAACGGATCATCAACACTTTATATCTATCGATCTTGACAGTTGTCCTTACTTATTTGATTGCTGTGCCTCTGGGGATGCTTGCTGGCCGGTATCAAAATTCAATCTTGGATAAGATTGTCGTAATCTACAACTTCTTTAGTTTTGCTGTTCCTTTATTTATCTTCGGCTTGATCATGCTATTTGTTTTTGGTTATCGTTTAGGCTGGTTCCCAACAAGTGGATCACAAACACTAGGTTTGCAAGGTGGATTTATCACTCAATGGATAGACCGTTTGAAATATATTCTGTTACCATCAATTACCCAAGCATTTTTGGCGACTGCCGTCACAATCCAATATCTGCGAAGTGAAGTAATCGATTCGAAATCGCTCGATTTTGTCAGAACAGCCCGTTCCAAAGGGGTACCGACGAATAAAGTATTCAGTCGACATATTTTCCGAAATGCAGCGTTGCCGATGGCTTCTCAAATGGGGTATGAAATCACTTCGTTGATTGCTGGTTCTGTAGTTATCGAAAAGATTTTTGGTTATCCGGGAGTCGGAAAACTATTTATTGATTCCATCGGCCAACGGGACTATACCGTGATCACATCCTTAGTATTGATTTTAGGAATCGCGACGCTAGTGGGGACATTACTTTCAGATATCATCATGAGTATCGTTGACCCGCGTATTCGGATTCAATAA
- a CDS encoding ABC transporter permease: protein MSEKNNTAVQESIPPMGIRMIAREFKKDKIAIFSLGLLVVLLLVIFIGAMLTDQDKVMYVSIFDKYAAPGTVSTQGQKFILGADEGGRDVLGQLIIGARNSVTIGFAITILTSIIGVGLGIISGYYGGIIDNILMRIVDFIMILPIMLIIIVFVSIISRYNVWSFIFIMSAFYWVAKARLFRSKTLSEARRDYVSASKTMGTNDFKIMFREIMPNLSSLIITNLTMNFAANIGIETTLTFLGFGLPANVPSLGTLIGYASNGEVLVNRQWIWLPASILILVLMLSINYVGQAFKRSADARQRLG, encoded by the coding sequence ATGAGTGAAAAAAACAATACAGCAGTTCAAGAAAGTATTCCTCCTATGGGGATACGAATGATTGCTCGAGAATTTAAAAAAGATAAAATTGCTATTTTTTCATTAGGTTTGCTAGTGGTTTTATTATTAGTGATCTTTATCGGTGCGATGCTGACCGATCAAGACAAAGTGATGTATGTTAGTATCTTCGACAAATACGCTGCACCAGGAACAGTTTCGACACAAGGACAAAAGTTCATTCTGGGAGCAGATGAAGGCGGACGTGATGTATTAGGACAATTGATCATAGGTGCTAGAAACTCTGTTACGATCGGATTTGCGATCACGATCCTTACTTCGATCATCGGGGTTGGATTAGGGATCATCTCTGGCTACTACGGAGGGATCATTGACAACATCTTGATGCGGATCGTTGATTTTATCATGATTCTACCGATCATGCTGATCATTATCGTCTTCGTATCGATTATTTCCAGATACAATGTCTGGTCCTTTATTTTCATCATGAGTGCATTTTATTGGGTAGCTAAAGCCCGATTATTCCGAAGCAAGACATTATCTGAAGCAAGAAGAGATTATGTCAGTGCCTCAAAAACAATGGGAACGAATGATTTTAAAATCATGTTCCGCGAAATCATGCCGAATCTAAGTTCATTAATCATTACTAATTTGACGATGAACTTTGCGGCAAACATCGGTATCGAGACAACTTTGACTTTCTTAGGTTTCGGCTTGCCGGCAAATGTACCTAGTTTAGGTACATTGATCGGTTATGCAAGTAACGGAGAAGTCTTAGTGAATCGGCAATGGATCTGGTTACCCGCATCAATCCTTATTTTAGTTTTGATGTTGAGTATCAATTATGTTGGACAAGCATTCAAGCGTTCTGCAGATGCGCGCCAACGGTTAGGCTAG